A part of Synechococcus sp. UW179A genomic DNA contains:
- a CDS encoding alanine--glyoxylate aminotransferase family protein, whose protein sequence is MQDKLTLMIPGPTPVPETVLKAMGRHPIGHRSGEFQAVVERTNAQLRWLHQTSSDVLVITGSGTAAMEAGIINTLSRGDKVLCGDNGKFGERWVKVAQAYGLDVDVIQAEWGQPLDPDAFRSALEADTAKSIKAVILTHSETSTGVINDLETISSHVRAHGTALTIADCVTSLGAANVPMDTWGLDVIASGSQKGYMMPPGLSFVAMSERAWKAYERSDLPKFYLDLGPYRKTAAKNSNPFTPAVNLYFALEAALEMMQAEGLESIISRHAKHSNATLAAMKAMGLPLFAAEGHSSPAITAVAPDGIDAEQLRKAVKERYHILLAGGQDHLKGKVFRIGHLGFVCDRDLLMAVAAIESVLHSLGLHKGSMGAGLSAASEILSR, encoded by the coding sequence GTGCAGGACAAGCTCACCCTGATGATCCCGGGACCCACCCCGGTGCCTGAAACAGTGCTAAAGGCGATGGGCCGCCACCCGATCGGCCATCGCAGCGGCGAATTTCAGGCCGTGGTGGAACGCACCAATGCGCAGCTGCGCTGGCTGCATCAAACCAGCAGCGATGTGCTCGTGATCACCGGTAGCGGCACGGCCGCCATGGAGGCGGGCATCATCAACACACTCAGCCGTGGAGACAAGGTGCTCTGCGGTGACAACGGCAAGTTCGGTGAACGCTGGGTGAAAGTGGCACAGGCCTACGGCCTGGATGTGGACGTGATCCAAGCCGAGTGGGGGCAACCCCTTGATCCCGACGCATTTCGCAGCGCGTTGGAAGCTGACACTGCCAAATCGATCAAGGCCGTGATCCTCACCCACTCCGAAACCTCCACCGGAGTCATCAATGACCTTGAGACCATCAGTAGCCATGTAAGAGCCCACGGCACGGCTCTCACCATTGCTGACTGCGTCACCAGCCTTGGAGCTGCCAATGTTCCGATGGACACCTGGGGCTTGGATGTGATTGCCTCCGGATCCCAAAAGGGCTACATGATGCCCCCCGGACTGAGCTTCGTTGCCATGAGCGAACGAGCCTGGAAGGCCTACGAACGTTCCGATCTCCCGAAGTTCTATCTAGACCTTGGCCCCTACAGGAAAACGGCCGCCAAAAACAGCAATCCCTTCACCCCAGCAGTGAATCTCTATTTCGCTCTGGAAGCAGCATTGGAGATGATGCAAGCCGAAGGTCTGGAATCAATTATTTCTAGGCATGCAAAACACAGCAATGCCACCTTGGCAGCCATGAAGGCCATGGGTTTGCCGCTGTTCGCTGCAGAAGGCCACAGCAGTCCTGCCATCACTGCCGTAGCACCTGATGGCATCGATGCCGAACAGTTGCGTAAAGCTGTGAAAGAGCGATATCACATTCTGCTCGCTGGTGGCCAAGACCATCTCAAAGGCAAGGTGTTCCGCATCGGACATCTTGGATTTGTCTGCGACCGAGATTTACTGATGGCAGTAGCAGCAATCGAATCAGTTCTGCACTCGCTCGGCCTGCACAAGGGATCCATGGGTGCTGGATTGAGCGCAGCCTCGGAAATCCTGAGTCGGTGA